A portion of the Zootoca vivipara chromosome 6, rZooViv1.1, whole genome shotgun sequence genome contains these proteins:
- the OCEL1 gene encoding occludin/ELL domain-containing protein 1, whose product MSSEETPAREKRPVEMDGGEELLNTSRQLHPVGTWSEDSGKSSGSRSSDGFCSSPSAKPAFIGSPQDQEPSSLKPVRRFIPPSWKNFFHRWQRQPWAETSLLTCTPEDFKHTQFSEHPQRATFDGEGSSTVNGNDCKEPLSVSATPLAPGKTLTAVSQGALSSGPPSYKEKLEAYDHKYSYMKSWPGLLRLMAGLELILGGMVFACTAAYIQKDYQWSALYGGNSLPYNGVLGGGYGYNYYGPMTPFVLVVVSLVWLVTVILLGLGVTMYYRTILLDSHWWPLAEFGLNLVMSLLYMAAAIAYVHDVNRGGLCYSVFANNPLIVALCRVEGGQVAAVAFLFLTTLLYLVGSLVCLRMWKHQVVRKNARALVGQMNYESPSRLVSFPSSQRKPILLRGVPQQVIDQDEVNPTEKVARHVEFSEKGEDPEVFNFAIPTGHHPKPHIVPDYVSKYPAIGSRDEREKYKAVFNDQYAEYKELYDEVRTALGKFKELEAMLSKLPCRYQNKEEESRVSTVWRDYQSKKEEPAFLEKQERCKYLKRKLTHLKAQIQAYDQKTSEGSVYF is encoded by the exons ATGAGCTCTGAGGAGACACCAGCCAGAGAGAAGAGGCCTGTTGAGATGGATGGAGGGGAGGAACTTCTAAACACCTCCAGGCAGCTTCATCCAGTGGGAACCTGgtcagaggattctgggaagtcATCGGGTTCTAGGTCTTCAGATGGCTTCTGCTCATCTCCATCAGCCAAACCGGCTTTCATTGGCTCACCTCAGGACCAAGAGCCATCTTCCTTGAAGCCCGTTAGACGTTTCATTCCTCCATCTTGGAAGAACTTCTTCCACCGCTGGCAGAGACAGCCCTGGGCTGAGACTTCTCTCTTGACCTGCACTCCAGAAGACTTCAAGCACACCCAGTTTTCCGAGCACCCTCAAAGAGCCACCTTCGATGGTGAGGGGAGCTCCACTGTCAATGGGAACGATTGTAAGGAACCCCTCTCAGTTTCTGCCACCCCCTTGGCACCTGGGAAGACGCTGACTGCTGTGAGCCAGGGTGCTTTGTCGAGTGGTCCACCCAGCTATAAGGAGAAGTTGGAGGCCTACGACCACAAATATTCCTACATGAAGTCGTGGCCTGGCCTCCTGAGGCTGATGGCAGGCCTGGAGCTGATCTTGGGAGGGATGGTCTTTGCCTGCACAGCCGCTTACATCCAGAAGGACTACCAGTGGTCGGCGCTTTATGGTGGCAACTCTCTACCCTACAACGGTGTCTTGGGCGGAGGGTATGGATACAATTACTATGGCCCGATGACCCCATTTGTGCTGGTGGTGGTCAGCCTGGTGTGGCTGGTGACGGTGATCTTGCTAGGCCTCGGGGTCACCATGTACTACAGGACGATCCTTCTTGATTCCCACTGGTGGCCTCTGGCAGAGTTTGGCCTCAACCTCGTCATGTCCCTCCTGTACATGGCTGCTGCAATCGCCTACGTCCATGACGTCAACCGGGGCGGACTCTGCTACTCTGTGTTTGCCAACAACCCGCTCATTGTTGCCTTGTGCCGAGTCGAAGGGGGGCAAGTGGCTGCCGTcgccttcctcttcctcaccACGCTGCTCTATCTGGTCGGCTCCCTCGTCTGTCTCAGGATGTGGAAGCATCAAGTTGTCCGGAAGAACGCAAGAGCTCTG GTTGGGCAAATGAACTACGAGTCTCCCTCTCGCCTTGTCTCCTTCCCTTCGTCTCAGCGAAAGCCCATCCTCTTACGAGGTGTGCCTCAGCAAGTTATAGACCAGGATGAAGTTAATCCCACGGAGAAAGTTGCAAGACATGTTGAGTTCTCGGAGAAGGGCGAGGACCCAGAGGTGTTCAACTTCGCCATTCCGACAGGCCACCACCCCAAACCTCACATCGTCCCGGACTATGTGTC AAAGTACCCAGCCATCGGAAGCAGGGATGAGCGTGAAAAATACAAAGCCGTCTTCAATGACCAGTATGCAGAATACAAGGAGCTGTACGATGAAGTCCGCACAGCGCTGGGAAAATTCAAGGAACTGGAGGCGATGCTCTCCAAGCTTCCTTGCCGCTATCAGAACAAGGAG GAGGAAAGCCGGGTTTCCACTGTGTGGAGAGATTACCAAAGCAAGAAGGAG GAACCGGCTTTCCTGGAGAAGCAGGAGCGCTGCAAATATCTCAAGAGGAAGCTCACCCACCTCAAGGCACAGATACAAGCCTACGACCAGAAGACCAGCGAGGGCTCTGTATACTTCTAA
- the LOC118087287 gene encoding occludin-like — protein MYSTKKPYNSPPTGYGPPGEDYGYDIHSPPPGSYYIEDVPQHFYKWNSPPGIVRILEGVGALLCVTIFGCVASTLAWEYGYGYGNLYGGSMGGYYGGGMGVYGGGTYSGMGMGYYGGMANPRSANGFMLAMSILCFIALLALAITSLTKSSGSRSRRFYLVVLVLCVVMAFVMLIASIVYVVGVNPRAQMSSNYYVNPMLAMCNSVYTTGLYTNQYLYHYCIVDPQEAIAIVCGFVLVILLCVICFFAHKTRQKIWQYGKPNIYWDKPLAFQEGPNVEEWVKNVTDGTSTHDETATLNYSEKPMSPTHAPASPYNYKVSGNGYYPGESQSSPPSYAQTANPAWTFSSSTLEENARESASKPSGRKGRRRRRNPELEESQYETDYTTAVESGDERDQDDWKSLYPPITSDSVRQDYKQEFDADLKRYKVLCAEMDAINDQINQLSKQLDHLPEDSLQYQGVAEEYNRLKDLKRTPDYQSKKMDSKSLRNKLFHIKRMVSDYDKSRA, from the exons ATGTATAGCACCAAGAAGCCCTACAACAGCCCGCCCACCGGTTATGGGCCCCCCGGTGAGGACTACGGCTACGACATCCACTCCCCTCCGCCGGGCTCCTACTACATCGAGGACGTCCCACAGCACTTCTACAAGTGGAACTCTCCCCCCGGGATCGTGAGGATCCTGGAGGGCGTGGGGGCCCTCCTCTGTGTCACCATCTTTGGCTGCGTGGCCTCCACCCTGGCCTGGGAGTACGGCTACGGCTATGGCAATCTCTACGGGGGCTCGATGGGTGGCTACTACGGCGGAGGCATGGGAGTCTACGGCGGGGGCACCTACAGCGGGATGGGCATGGGGTACTACGGAGGCATGGCCAACCCGCGCTCGGCCAACGGCTTCATGCTCGCCATGTCGATCCTCTGCTTCATCGCCCTGCTGGCGCTCGCCATCACCAGCCTCACCAAGTCCAGCGGCTCTCGCTCCCGGAGGTTCTACCTGGTGGTGTTGGTGTTGTGTGTTGTCATGGCGTTCGTCATGCTGATTGCCTCTATCGTCTACGTCGTGGGGGTCAACCCGCGGGCTCAGATGTCCAGCAACTACTACGTCAACCCCATGCTGGCCATGTGCAACTCGGTCTACACCACGGGGCTCTACACCAACCAATACCTCTACCACTACTGCATAGTGGACCCTCAGGAG GCGATCGCCATCGTCTGTGGGTTTGTCCTTGTGATCCTCCTCTGCGTCATCTGCTTCTTCGCCCACAAGACGCGTCAGAAGATCTGGCAGTACGGGAAGCCCAACATTTACTGGGACAAGCCCTTGGCGTTCCAGGAAGGACCCAACGTGGAGGAATGG GTGAAGAATGTCACCGACGGGACCAGCACCCATGATGAGACAGCGACCCTGAACTACTCCGAAAAGCCGATGAGCCCCACACATGCTCCAGCCAGCCCCTACAACTACAAGGTCTCCGGGAATGGCTACTACCCAGGTGAAAGCCAGAGCAG CCCGCCTTCCTACGCGCAGACAGCCAACCCCGCCTGGACTTTCAGCTCCAGCACGCTGGAAGAGAACGCGCGGGAGAGCGCCAGCAAGCCCTCCGGCCGCAAAGGGCGTAGGCGGAGGAGGAACCCCGAACTCGAGGAATCGCAGTACGAGACCGACTACACCACGGCCGTGGAGTCCGGAGACGAGCGGGACCAGGATGACTGGAAGAG CCTGTATCCCCCAATCACGTCAGACAGCGTCCGCCAGGACTACAAGCAAGAGTTTGACGCCGACCTCAAGCGGTACAAGGTGCTGTGTGCCGAGATGGACGCCATCAATGACCAGATCAACCAGCTGAGCAAACAGCTGGACCATCTGCCGGAAGACAGCCTGCAGTACCAG GGGGTGGCTGAAGAATACAACCGCCTGAAGGACCTGAAGCGC ACTCCCGACTACCAGAGCAAGAAAATGGACAGCAAGTCTCTGCGGAACAAGCTCTTCCACATCAAGCGGATGGTCAGCGACTACGACAAGAGTCGGGCGTAA